One genomic region from uncultured Subdoligranulum sp. encodes:
- a CDS encoding ATP-dependent Clp protease ATP-binding subunit has translation MLFQYYKGFSRAAAHTLHTAVILAGRQGCSAADTGHLLLAMLQTAQGPAADFLRRKRITESALRGCVQARSCGTPRYLGRQDLAPETRKAMEFAVLGAHAASAARAENEHLLCAMLEDTSCTASVWLASLGIEVPQAARECRQLSGQMVLPAQPRMAATRGGRPSEKYGRDLTRLAQEGRLDPVLCRDAELARMIEILCRRQKNNPCLLGEPGVGKSALAEALAQRIASGQITPSLRNKRVLALDMASMVAGTKYRGDFEERFKNLLEELYRDNSTILFIDEIHVIAGAGAAEGAIDAASILKPMLARGEIQLIGATTVEEYRKTIQKDSALERRFGKVMVEEPSPADAETILRGLMPRYERYHGIAIPQEAIHAAVELSVRYLPGRYLPDKAIDLLDEAAASVRIAGAEGDGKPRTLQPADVAKVVSEASGVPAERVGEAERERLAHLESRLGAEVIGQPKAVAAVAAAIRRSRTGLREAGRPIGAMLFLGPTGVGKTQLARTLAKCWFGSEKALLRFDMSEYMERHTVARLIGAPPGYVGHDEGGQLTEAVRRRPYSVVLFDEIEKAHGDIQNLLLQILEDGCLTDSQGRKADFSNTIILLTSNLGARCLSGQTAPLGFGAADSEAERRGKQALQEAKAFFRPELMGRLDETVLFDPLGPQQLAAIADRLLTELEERAAQQGYTLNHTPAAARCLAGDKVPPYGARELRRTVSRAVEQALADRIAAGTARAGAVYTADAGPDGTIVLQETDLAACV, from the coding sequence ATGCTGTTTCAATATTATAAAGGTTTTTCCCGTGCGGCGGCCCATACCCTGCACACGGCGGTCATCCTGGCGGGACGGCAGGGATGTTCGGCGGCTGACACGGGTCATTTGCTGCTGGCCATGCTGCAGACTGCCCAGGGACCGGCGGCAGATTTCCTGCGGCGCAAACGGATCACCGAGTCCGCACTGCGCGGTTGCGTGCAGGCAAGAAGCTGCGGGACGCCGCGGTATCTCGGCAGACAGGACCTGGCCCCCGAGACCCGGAAGGCCATGGAGTTCGCGGTGCTGGGCGCCCATGCGGCCAGCGCGGCCCGGGCAGAAAACGAACATCTGCTCTGCGCCATGCTGGAGGATACATCCTGTACGGCCAGCGTCTGGCTGGCGTCCCTGGGCATCGAGGTACCCCAGGCTGCGCGGGAGTGCCGCCAGCTCTCGGGGCAGATGGTACTGCCGGCACAGCCGCGGATGGCGGCCACCCGCGGCGGCAGACCCAGCGAGAAGTACGGCCGGGATCTCACCAGGCTTGCCCAGGAGGGACGGCTGGACCCGGTACTGTGCCGGGACGCCGAGCTGGCCCGGATGATCGAGATCCTCTGCCGGCGCCAGAAGAACAACCCCTGCCTGCTGGGAGAGCCGGGTGTGGGCAAAAGCGCCCTGGCCGAGGCGCTGGCCCAGCGCATCGCCTCGGGGCAGATCACGCCGTCGCTGCGCAACAAGCGGGTGCTGGCGTTGGATATGGCCTCCATGGTGGCGGGCACCAAATACCGGGGAGATTTTGAGGAACGGTTCAAGAATCTGCTGGAAGAGCTCTACCGCGACAATTCCACCATCCTTTTCATCGACGAAATCCATGTGATCGCGGGGGCCGGGGCGGCCGAGGGGGCTATCGACGCAGCGAGCATCCTCAAGCCCATGCTGGCCCGCGGGGAGATCCAGCTGATCGGTGCCACCACGGTGGAGGAATACCGCAAGACCATCCAGAAGGACTCGGCCCTGGAACGGCGGTTCGGCAAGGTGATGGTGGAGGAACCCAGCCCCGCCGACGCGGAGACCATCCTGCGGGGACTGATGCCGCGGTACGAGCGGTATCACGGCATCGCCATTCCCCAGGAAGCCATCCACGCGGCGGTGGAGCTCAGCGTGCGGTACCTGCCGGGGCGGTATCTGCCCGACAAAGCCATTGACCTGCTGGACGAGGCGGCGGCCTCGGTGCGGATCGCCGGGGCGGAAGGGGATGGCAAGCCGCGCACTTTACAGCCTGCCGATGTGGCCAAGGTGGTCAGCGAAGCCAGCGGTGTGCCGGCGGAACGGGTAGGGGAAGCCGAGCGGGAACGGCTGGCCCACCTGGAAAGCCGCCTGGGCGCCGAGGTGATCGGCCAGCCCAAGGCGGTGGCCGCCGTGGCGGCTGCCATCCGGCGCAGCCGTACCGGGCTGCGGGAAGCGGGGCGGCCCATCGGTGCCATGCTGTTCCTGGGCCCCACCGGCGTGGGCAAGACCCAGCTGGCCCGCACGCTGGCCAAATGCTGGTTTGGCAGCGAGAAGGCGCTGCTGCGGTTTGACATGTCGGAGTATATGGAACGTCACACGGTGGCACGGCTCATTGGCGCGCCTCCGGGCTATGTGGGCCACGACGAGGGCGGCCAGCTGACCGAAGCGGTGCGCCGGCGGCCCTACAGCGTGGTGCTCTTCGATGAGATCGAAAAAGCCCACGGGGATATCCAGAATCTGCTGCTGCAGATTCTGGAGGACGGCTGCCTCACCGATTCCCAGGGACGCAAGGCGGACTTTTCCAACACGATCATTCTGCTGACTTCCAATCTGGGGGCGCGCTGCCTGAGCGGTCAGACCGCCCCGTTGGGATTCGGCGCGGCGGACAGTGAAGCGGAGCGGAGGGGCAAGCAGGCCCTGCAGGAGGCCAAGGCCTTTTTCCGGCCGGAACTGATGGGCCGCCTGGACGAGACGGTGCTGTTCGATCCGCTGGGTCCCCAGCAGCTGGCGGCCATCGCCGACCGCCTGCTCACCGAGCTGGAGGAACGTGCCGCCCAACAAGGCTATACGCTGAACCATACCCCGGCGGCCGCACGCTGCC
- a CDS encoding ABC transporter ATP-binding protein — MHKLLRYLKGYEKQALLAPLFKMLEACFELFVPLVVASIIDTGIKDHDTVFIWQRCGLLVLLAVIGLTCSLTAQFFSARAALGFGTALRKDLFRHIGTLSYSELDGIGTPTLVTRMTSDINQVQSGLNLTLRLLLRCPFIVLGALVMAASISPRLTLLFLVATAVISLIVWRIMHTTVPLYHEAQNSLDRVTLLTRENYVGARVVRAFARQADELAAFVETNDHLKTMQIRAGRISALMNPLTYLVVNLTVIALLLLGGREVNVGNLTQGEVIALINYLSQILINLLRLADLVISVTRALASGLRVNEILNTRTSMPDPASPELAPCGDTPAVSFEGVTFTYRGAGAPSLTDVSFTAQPGQTIGVIGGTGSGKTTLIDLVARFYDASEGCVRLFGHDVKKYSFTQLRQWVGIVPQQAILFTGTIRDNMRWAAPEATDEEIWAALEIAQAADFVRGKPGMLEAPVETAGRNFSGGQRQRLTIARALVSRPRILILDDSASALDFATDAALRKALKEKTQGMTVFIVSQRAASVQRADHILVLDDGVLTGDAPHAELLKSCPVYREICLSQLSKEEVGKTL; from the coding sequence ATGCACAAATTGCTGCGCTATCTCAAGGGCTACGAAAAACAGGCCCTGCTGGCGCCGCTGTTCAAGATGCTGGAGGCCTGCTTCGAGCTGTTCGTGCCTCTGGTGGTAGCCAGCATCATCGACACCGGCATCAAGGATCACGACACCGTTTTTATCTGGCAGCGCTGCGGCCTGCTGGTTCTGCTGGCTGTCATCGGACTGACCTGCAGCCTCACCGCCCAGTTTTTTTCGGCCCGGGCGGCCTTGGGGTTCGGCACTGCGCTGCGCAAGGACCTTTTCCGTCACATCGGCACCCTGAGCTACAGCGAACTGGACGGCATCGGCACTCCCACCCTGGTCACCCGGATGACCAGCGATATCAACCAGGTGCAAAGCGGCCTCAACCTGACGCTCCGGCTGCTGCTGCGCTGCCCTTTCATCGTGCTGGGCGCGCTGGTTATGGCGGCTTCCATCAGCCCCCGGCTGACGCTGCTGTTCCTGGTAGCCACCGCCGTGATCTCGCTGATCGTCTGGCGGATCATGCATACCACCGTGCCGCTCTACCATGAAGCTCAAAACAGCCTGGACCGCGTCACGCTGCTCACCCGCGAAAACTACGTGGGCGCCCGTGTGGTGCGGGCTTTTGCCCGCCAGGCCGATGAACTGGCCGCCTTTGTGGAAACCAACGACCATCTGAAAACCATGCAGATCAGGGCCGGCCGGATCTCCGCTCTGATGAATCCGCTCACCTATCTGGTGGTCAATCTGACGGTCATCGCGCTGCTGCTGCTCGGCGGCCGGGAAGTCAATGTGGGCAACCTCACCCAGGGCGAAGTGATTGCCCTGATCAATTATCTGAGCCAGATCCTCATCAACCTTCTGCGTCTGGCCGATCTGGTGATCTCGGTGACCCGCGCCCTGGCCAGCGGCCTGCGCGTCAATGAGATTCTCAACACCCGCACCTCCATGCCGGACCCCGCATCCCCTGAACTGGCTCCCTGCGGCGATACGCCTGCCGTATCCTTCGAGGGTGTCACCTTTACTTACCGCGGTGCCGGCGCCCCCAGCCTGACCGACGTGAGCTTTACGGCACAGCCCGGCCAGACCATCGGAGTCATCGGCGGCACCGGCAGCGGCAAGACCACGCTGATCGACCTGGTAGCCCGCTTTTACGATGCCAGCGAAGGCTGTGTCCGACTCTTCGGCCACGATGTAAAGAAATATTCCTTTACACAGTTGCGGCAGTGGGTGGGCATTGTGCCCCAGCAGGCCATCCTCTTTACCGGCACCATCCGGGACAACATGCGCTGGGCTGCCCCCGAGGCCACCGACGAGGAGATCTGGGCCGCCCTGGAAATCGCCCAGGCCGCCGATTTTGTGCGCGGTAAGCCCGGCATGCTGGAGGCACCGGTGGAAACCGCCGGACGCAATTTCTCGGGCGGGCAGCGTCAGCGCCTGACGATCGCCCGCGCCCTGGTCTCCCGGCCCAGGATCCTGATTCTGGACGACAGTGCCTCGGCGCTGGATTTCGCCACCGACGCCGCCCTGCGCAAGGCCCTGAAAGAAAAGACCCAGGGCATGACGGTCTTTATTGTATCCCAGCGGGCGGCCAGCGTGCAGCGCGCTGACCACATTCTGGTGCTGGACGACGGTGTGCTGACCGGCGACGCCCCCCATGCCGAGCTGCTGAAAAGCTGTCCGGTATACCGGGAAATCTGCCTGAGCCAGTTGAGCAAGGAGGAGGTGGGCAAGACGTTATGA